Part of the Amphiura filiformis chromosome 9, Afil_fr2py, whole genome shotgun sequence genome is shown below.
AATGTCcgtattttcagattttttcctcccatttgtccctatttttgaggttttagggttggcaggtatgcaaataTCAAAGGAATcaacattaaaaaataattaacatttttttcccttttgttataattatttcactCCACAGGTACTGCTTCTGGGTCATTTCCGTGTTCATACTTTTAACAGTTCCATGAGGTTCTTCAGTCTGATCATCTTCGTGGTATACTGTGTTCTCATTGGTTTTATCTTATGTCGTATCTTCGTCTCCATCATATGTGATGCCTTCACTAAGACGAGGAAAGATGATGCTACCAGCAAGGAAGGAGTGGCACTCGAGAAAGTGATCGGAGCGGAGCTGAAACGGCAGTTCAGAGATTTGTTTCCGTTTAAAGGTAGGAGATGTCATGTTCACTAGGAAGTTCATTTGTCAGGATTTAGTTCAGATTTGGACATTTTCTTGACTATTTCGtaacttttcttaactatttctttacaatttcaataaataaagaaatagttaaggaaTGTGAAGAAATAGTCAAAAGTCATTGTATAAGTTACAAAGGCCATTACAAAGGTCAGTAGGCAAATGTTAGAATTTGATTTGACTTTTGTTTCTGATTGTGACATATTACCAtaaaaggcctaaaaaattgaaTTGCCCTTTTCAGACTGaaccaaaaatctgaaaaaacaaggtcacttttttcatatttgaattttcgtatatttggtataaaaattaGCCTGACGTGGTAAACTTATGTTTTTTAATAtggcaaaacatgttttttaaataaaacgatcGACGACTGATTATGGTGATGGTTATTAAGGGGATCAtaattttatcataatttcaaTCAATTTGAGAAAAACCTATTTGATATTAGAATGGGGTATCAACATATTCCAGCTATCATCCCCAGAAGTTGGTCCTGGCTTCTACAGAAAGTGACTACTCTTAAAAGGTGATCCAATGTTTATCAACTATGTGTGAGTTTTGCGGCATTTATTAAATAACATAttcattttctgtttttcatTTCTTATCTAGTCAAAAGAAACAACGCCTACAAAATCCAACCAGCTGATCAACTTGGTACTACTGTCAGCATCAACATGACGGAACAAGGTCCAGCTTGGGATGCGTATGAGAAGAAAACCGCATGGGGAGATTTTGATGAGGTGCCCTTACCAAGAACACCCCCACCTCCATATACACCAACCGTTATTTGGGATTCGGCAGAAGAAGACGACGATGATGATTTCTTTATGGAATACAACCAGATATCACGTTCACCACATCCAGAAGGTGTAGATTTGTTACTTGCAAGAGCTGATAAGTTATTGATGAAGATGTCCCAATCAGTAGACAATATATAGGATAGCATTTTTTGCGGACTGATATTTTAATAACCAAGCCAAGGTCTTTACTTACTGCTACAACTAGAGAGAAATAATATATGGATAATATGAAAAATCTACAGCCTTTGGATACTGTTT
Proteins encoded:
- the LOC140160726 gene encoding polycystin-2-like protein 1, whose amino-acid sequence is MDQVYSVILGFAGFLSTLKINILLSFDKRFTQLKRTLVYARNDLLAFGIYFSIILFAFVAIYSLILGAQIEDYNGVLNTMQTLLVLLLGHFRVHTFNSSMRFFSLIIFVVYCVLIGFILCRIFVSIICDAFTKTRKDDATSKEGVALEKVIGAELKRQFRDLFPFKVKRNNAYKIQPADQLGTTVSINMTEQGPAWDAYEKKTAWGDFDEVPLPRTPPPPYTPTVIWDSAEEDDDDDFFMEYNQISRSPHPEGVDLLLARADKLLMKMSQSVDNI